The proteins below come from a single Candidatus Bathyarchaeota archaeon genomic window:
- a CDS encoding thiolase domain-containing protein yields the protein MNGKPLVSIIGAGMSKFGKQDGLLGREIFGQAAAEAFSRCPKLDPKTDVKAMFIGHMGESYEHQGHMGATIADWIGLRGIAATRVEAACGSSGAALRTGIYAVLSGLTDVVIVGGVEKMTHRTTAEVTEYLAMAADYPFEQFNGITFPGLFAMMATAHMNAYGTTEAQFGKVAVKNHHHGTLNPKAHMQKEVPLETVLGSKYVAWPLKLYDCSLITDGASCIILTTPELAKKYTDQPVHIVGSGQATDAIGLYERDSFTSLKSTKIASKAAYEMANIKPEQVNLAEVHDCFTIAELIAYEDLGFCKAGEAGKLIDSGATTLGGCIPVNTSGGLKAKGHPVGATGTAQAYEMYLQLTDQADRRQVKDAQVGLTHNIGGSGATAAVHIYRRDQP from the coding sequence TTGAATGGTAAACCACTGGTCAGCATAATCGGCGCTGGCATGAGCAAATTCGGCAAACAAGACGGTCTGCTTGGCAGAGAAATCTTCGGTCAAGCCGCCGCGGAAGCGTTTAGCCGCTGCCCCAAACTTGACCCCAAAACCGACGTTAAAGCCATGTTCATCGGGCACATGGGTGAATCCTACGAGCATCAAGGCCACATGGGCGCAACCATCGCTGACTGGATTGGCCTGCGAGGCATCGCCGCTACCCGCGTTGAAGCAGCATGCGGCAGCTCAGGCGCCGCGCTTCGCACAGGCATCTACGCGGTACTATCAGGCTTAACTGACGTGGTCATCGTGGGCGGCGTGGAGAAGATGACGCACCGCACCACCGCAGAAGTCACCGAGTACCTTGCCATGGCAGCGGATTACCCCTTTGAGCAATTCAACGGCATCACCTTCCCCGGCTTATTCGCCATGATGGCAACCGCACACATGAACGCCTACGGCACCACCGAGGCGCAGTTCGGCAAAGTAGCCGTCAAAAACCACCACCACGGCACATTAAACCCTAAAGCCCACATGCAAAAAGAGGTGCCTCTGGAAACCGTTTTGGGCTCAAAGTATGTGGCGTGGCCCCTGAAACTCTACGATTGCTCACTGATCACCGACGGCGCAAGCTGCATCATACTTACCACGCCTGAACTTGCCAAAAAATACACTGACCAACCAGTACACATAGTTGGAAGCGGTCAAGCTACCGATGCCATCGGGCTCTATGAACGCGACAGCTTTACTTCACTTAAATCCACAAAGATAGCGTCCAAAGCTGCCTACGAAATGGCAAACATCAAACCCGAACAGGTCAATCTGGCAGAAGTCCATGACTGCTTCACCATCGCCGAATTAATCGCTTACGAGGACCTTGGCTTCTGCAAAGCCGGCGAAGCAGGCAAACTCATAGACAGCGGCGCCACCACGCTGGGCGGATGCATCCCCGTTAACACCAGCGGCGGCTTGAAAGCCAAGGGGCACCCCGTCGGCGCAACAGGCACCGCTCAGGCATACGAGATGTATCTGCAACTCACCGACCAAGCTGACAGGCGCCAAGTTAAGGATGCGCAGGTCGGGTTAACCCATAACATCGGTGGCAGCGGCGCAACCGCGGCTGTGCACATCTACAGGAGAGACCAACCATGA
- a CDS encoding Zn-ribbon domain-containing OB-fold protein gives MSTPQPFTIEQFYKYLSQGKLMGGKCVKCGKIHLPPRPLCDNCYSQEFSWVEVSGKGKLLTYTVINVAPAQFQNLAPYAVGIVEFEGGLKIPGMIQASQEQLKIGMELKLDFGTCSAPQQWPAWPRYCFKPS, from the coding sequence ATGAGCACCCCACAACCATTCACTATCGAGCAATTCTACAAGTATCTATCACAGGGCAAACTGATGGGCGGCAAATGCGTAAAATGCGGCAAAATCCATCTTCCACCCCGCCCGCTATGCGATAACTGCTACTCCCAAGAGTTCAGCTGGGTTGAGGTTTCGGGCAAAGGCAAACTGCTCACCTACACCGTCATCAACGTGGCGCCCGCGCAATTCCAAAACCTCGCACCCTACGCTGTAGGAATCGTTGAATTCGAGGGTGGGTTGAAGATCCCCGGGATGATTCAGGCATCGCAGGAGCAACTGAAAATCGGCATGGAGCTAAAGCTGGATTTCGGCACATGCAGTGCGCCGCAGCAGTGGCCGGCTTGGCCAAGATACTGCTTTAAGCCCTCGTAG
- a CDS encoding outer membrane protein assembly factor BamD, whose product MKKRYTIVTIVLVAAIVFVGVVFVIEPYFLNPDQTLYNEAKRLQSEGKYSEALTKYQSLQSNYPSSYYAVISYDEVLNCRYLCISSSISDKNYDAAQQQYTQLLSSYSVAVATVERDIVLKDMPPEVLYAWAKTLETQNATLSIRVYGALVKYYPDSQYTSEAETTIINLELEKISQQGKFIDFSSSAYHTIPTQLNGKTQVTVINDSPHPLTVYLKGSVTKMVVIDASPNSSINILNPNDLLGIMKAREQANRVTITLDPGTYEMALRTNASKGMYGTATFSGDMTYEYCFYETT is encoded by the coding sequence GTGAAAAAAAGGTACACTATAGTTACTATAGTCCTCGTAGCAGCGATAGTATTTGTGGGCGTTGTTTTTGTCATTGAGCCTTACTTTCTAAATCCGGACCAAACCCTCTACAATGAAGCCAAACGTCTGCAAAGCGAAGGCAAATACAGCGAAGCCCTAACGAAGTATCAGAGTCTCCAAAGCAACTACCCCAGCAGCTACTATGCAGTGATTTCTTATGATGAGGTGCTTAACTGCCGCTACCTCTGTATTTCAAGTTCGATAAGCGACAAAAACTATGACGCTGCCCAGCAACAGTACACACAACTTTTAAGCAGCTACTCGGTGGCCGTAGCTACAGTGGAGCGAGACATTGTCCTTAAGGATATGCCCCCCGAGGTCCTGTACGCTTGGGCAAAAACCCTTGAGACGCAAAACGCAACTTTATCAATAAGAGTGTATGGAGCGCTCGTGAAATACTACCCCGACAGCCAGTACACTTCAGAGGCTGAAACAACGATAATAAATCTAGAATTGGAAAAGATTTCTCAGCAGGGAAAATTCATAGATTTTTCTTCCTCGGCATATCATACTATTCCGACGCAGCTGAATGGGAAGACGCAGGTTACGGTGATAAATGACTCGCCTCACCCGCTCACAGTTTATTTGAAGGGGTCCGTCACAAAGATGGTAGTGATTGATGCTTCACCGAATTCTTCGATAAACATTCTAAACCCAAATGATTTACTGGGTATAATGAAGGCACGTGAGCAAGCAAACAGAGTAACGATAACACTTGACCCCGGCACCTACGAAATGGCGCTTAGAACCAACGCGTCAAAGGGCATGTATGGTACAGCTACCTTCTCAGGCGACATGACATACGAATACTGCTTCTATGAAACCACATAG